Genomic DNA from Blattabacterium sp. (Blaberus giganteus):
ATGCTAAAAATGGAGATAAAATCTGTAACCTTTTAGAATTTTTTTCTATCACCACAGATAAATTTTTTCTATTTTTTTTTTTTGAAAAAATTTCATATCCTAATTCTTCTATATTAAAATTCTTTTCAATAATTTCTATTGATTTAGGTTCTTCAAATCTTACATACTCCCCTATTTCATTTTTTAACATATCTGTTCTAGGATCAAATGTTAAATCTCCAGAAAAAATTAAAGCAGTTACAATTTCTGGAGAAGCTATAAAAGCATGTGTTTTTGGATTTCCATCATTTCGAGACGCAAAATTTCTATTAAAAGTATGAATAATTGTATTTTTAACATTTTTTTGATTTCCTTTTCTAACCCATTGTCCAATACAAGGACCACAAGCATTAGAAAATATTTTGGCTCCAATATTTTTTAAAATAGATAAAAATCCTTTCTCTTTCATAAGAGAATAAACTTTTTTTGAACCCGGAGATACCATATATTCTGAATAAGTTTTCAATTTTTTCTTTTTTGCTTGCTGAATGATTGATATGACTTTTGAAAAGTCTTCATAAGAAGAATTTGTGCATGAACCGATTAATCCTACTTCAATTTTGGTAGGCCAATGATTTTTAGCTGCTTCCTTTTTCATTTTAGAAATAGGAGTTGCTATATCTGGAGTGAAAGGACCATTTATATGTGGTTCTAAAACATTTAAATCTATTTTTATTACCTTATCATAATAATTATATGGGTTTTGATAAACTTCTGGATCTGCTTTTAAAAAATATTTTATTTTTTCTGACATTATAGAGATCTGATCTCTACCGTTTTTATTCAAAAAATCTCTCATACTAGCATCATAAGGAAATAAAGATGCGGTAGCTCCGATTTCTGCTCCCATATTACATATAGTCGCTTTTCCAACACAAGAAATGCTATCAATTCCTTTTCCAAAATATTCAATAATATGATTTGTAGCTCCTGAAACTCCAATCATTCCAGATAATTTTAATATCACATCTTTAGGAGAAGTCCATCCATTAATTTTTCCGATCAAATGAACTCCAATTATTTTAGGAAATTTCAATTCTAAAAGCGATCCAGACATCACTTCTGCAGCATCAGACCCTCCAACTCCTATTGCCAGCATACCTAATCCTCCTGCATTAGGAGTATGAGAATCCGTTCCTATAATCATACCTCCAGGAAATGCATAATTTTCTAAAACGACCTGATGAATGATTCCTGATCCAGGTCCCCAAAAATCTATTCCATATTTATGAGATGCAGATCTCAAAAAATCGTAGATTTCTTTATTTTTTTCTATAGCATTTTTTAAATCTAAATCTGATCCATATTTAGCAGATATGAGATGAT
This window encodes:
- a CDS encoding aconitate hydratase, with product MVFDLDIIRYFYTNFLYRIEKIRNVIDHPMTYSEKILYSHLCEKSIKDNLKCIRRFRDKYYMDFLPDRIVMQDATAQMTLLQFMQTQKYETCIPTSIHCDHLISAKYGSDLDLKNAIEKNKEIYDFLRSASHKYGIDFWGPGSGIIHQVVLENYAFPGGMIIGTDSHTPNAGGLGMLAIGVGGSDAAEVMSGSLLELKFPKIIGVHLIGKINGWTSPKDVILKLSGMIGVSGATNHIIEYFGKGIDSISCVGKATICNMGAEIGATASLFPYDASMRDFLNKNGRDQISIMSEKIKYFLKADPEVYQNPYNYYDKVIKIDLNVLEPHINGPFTPDIATPISKMKKEAAKNHWPTKIEVGLIGSCTNSSYEDFSKVISIIQQAKKKKLKTYSEYMVSPGSKKVYSLMKEKGFLSILKNIGAKIFSNACGPCIGQWVRKGNQKNVKNTIIHTFNRNFASRNDGNPKTHAFIASPEIVTALIFSGDLTFDPRTDMLKNEIGEYVRFEEPKSIEIIEKNFNIEELGYEIFSKKKNRKNLSVVIEKNSKRLQILSPFLAWNGNHFLNIKLLIKIKGKCTTDHISMAGPWLKYRGHLEKISENLLMGAINAFNHEKNKIKNVIKNSYETVYDVAKFYKYRNIQTLIVGEDNYGEGSSREHAAMEPRFLGVRVVLVKSFSRIHETNLKKQGILALTFLNSDDYNKIQEEDVFHFYIKNICSNNKNIEVELIHKNGYKEKIIVHHSYNEKQLQWFKAGSSLNFIKNQ